The stretch of DNA GCATCAGCCGGATTCACCTTTCTAAAAGTAGGCGGTGTCGGCATGCTGGTTGGAAGCAGCGGGCGTGCGGCGATAATGGCTGCTTGAACGTCTTCGGCAGCACCGTCGATGTTGCGCGTCAAATTGAACTGCAGTGAAATTTGAGTCGAACCCATAGAGTTGGTCGAGCTCATGTTGTCCAATCCAGCGATGCTGCTGAACTGCTTCTCTAGCGGTGTAGCTACGGCAGAAGCCATGGTGTCGGCGTTTGCGCCCGGCAAATTGGCGGAAACTGAGATTGTGGGGAAGTCTACTGCCGGTAAATCATTAACAGCCAGAGAAAAGTATGCGAATGTACCGAAGATCAGCAACGCCACCATAAGCAGTGTCGTCATGACCGGACGAACGATAAATATTCGAGAAAAATTCACCGTTATTTACCGGGAGCATCGCTCCGTCCCAAATCGACAGTCGGCTGCTTGACGATATCAACGTGGGCACCTGGAGTCAGTTGCAGCTGACCGTCTGTTACAACAACATCGCCCGCCTTCAGACCATTGCCGATTGCAGCGAGATCTCCATAGGTGCGTTTAAGTTCAACAGGCACAAAATCAACCGTTTTGTCGGGTTTAACAACATAGACTGAGTTGCCCTGCTGACTGGTTTGCACCGCACTCGATGGCACGACTGTCGTTTGTCCATCAGGCGGCATGGTCACTATTACATCTACAAATTGTCCGGGGAAAAGCTTGCTATCCTCATTGGGGAAAGTTGCCCTCAAAGTGACTGTACCGCTTGTGGTATTAACGGTGCTCTCAAGGAAAGTGACAGCTCCGATAAACTTCTCTTTCCGCTTGCCTTCAATCAATGCCTGCACTGTCAGAGATTTATCAACCATACACTTGCGAACCTGATCCAAATTTTGCTCAGGCACGGTGAAGGTGACGTAAATTGGCTGAACTTGATTGATGCTAACCAGCGGCGTCGCAGAATTTGCGGTGACGACGTTGCCCTCGTAGACATTCAGACTGCCCGTGCGACCAGTGATAGGCGACCGAATCTGACAAAAACCAAGCTGAATTCTCGCATTCTCGACCATAGCCTGATCGGCTTTCAATGTGCCTTGTGCCGTCTGAATCGCGGCGCGATCGGCATTTAAAACTTCTTTTGCATTTTCTACAGCCTTCTTATCGGCTTCAATTGCGGCTTCGGCTGTAGCGGCGTTCGTCGTCATCTGGTCTGATTGCTCATGCGAGACGGCACCTTCCAGGACAAGCTTGTCGTAACGGCTCATTTGCGTTTTTGCCAATCTCGCCAGCGAGTAATCTCGGCTGACGTTAGCTTCCAGGGTACCTACGGTGGCCTGATCTTTGGCTAGATTAGCCTGGGCAGACCTGATCTGCGCTTCGTCTCTGGCAACATTCCCCAGAGCCTGATCCAATGCGGCTTGATAAGTACGTGGATCAATTTGAAAAAGCAGATCGCCCTTTTTGACACTTTGTCCCTGCGTAAAAAATACCTTTTGAAGCTGACCGCTTACTTGAGGAACAATATTGACGACGGAGTAGGGAAGAACATTACCAATCGTTCTTACCTCGATGGGCACGTCCTGGATGCGCGCAGTGGCTACGTTTACAGGCGCAGAACGCTGTTTCTTGACCTCGCCCTTTTTGTCATTCGATGTCTTTTGACCACCCCAGAAAAAGTACGCAGCACCAGCCAATATCAGAATCAGCACCGTCAGTAGTATCGGCCGGACGAGCCCAGACTTATTTTGCTTATCAACGCTTACCGTCTCATCGGCGGTCGTATGCGTGGTCACGATTGAGTCCTCTGCATCCCTGATCATTACAAAGACATTCCTTTTACGGCTTCGGCTAGAACTGCCAGTCCTTCGTTGATTTTCGACAACTGTTCAGGACTTTGCGTTTTCAGCACCTGTGCCACCATCAACTGAGCTTTGCTTCGCGCGTCCTCCAAAACCTCTGCGCCCTTGTCGGTAATAGTGAGGAGAGTTCGACGACGTTCACTTGGATCTTCCTGACGAACCAGCAAACTCTTTTTGACGAGACGATCTACCAGAACAGACGCCGTCGGGTTGGTAACGTCCAAATGCGCTGCCACATCAGATACACCAGCGCCGGGATTTCGAGAAACGAAACCAAGAACTCGCAATTGTGGCAGGGAAATACTGCCGCCTTTTCTAACACCTGAGCGGATCAAGCGCATGATCGCAGGGACTGATTCAACGACTTGCCTGGCTGATGCCATGGCAGATGCTTCGTCAGGAGCGAATGCTCTTGCCTCGGTTAACCTTGTGGTATTCAAAGCCATCACCTCTCAAGGGATCGATAGTTAGCTGTACTTACTAATAGCTTGACATATAGTTAGTGATCTTCATACTACGACGAACCCATTGCTCGAGTGTTCCGAAAGCAGAATGGCTGTTGAGT from Candidatus Melainabacteria bacterium encodes:
- a CDS encoding MarR family transcriptional regulator; this encodes MALNTTRLTEARAFAPDEASAMASARQVVESVPAIMRLIRSGVRKGGSISLPQLRVLGFVSRNPGAGVSDVAAHLDVTNPTASVLVDRLVKKSLLVRQEDPSERRRTLLTITDKGAEVLEDARSKAQLMVAQVLKTQSPEQLSKINEGLAVLAEAVKGMSL
- a CDS encoding efflux RND transporter periplasmic adaptor subunit translates to MIRDAEDSIVTTHTTADETVSVDKQNKSGLVRPILLTVLILILAGAAYFFWGGQKTSNDKKGEVKKQRSAPVNVATARIQDVPIEVRTIGNVLPYSVVNIVPQVSGQLQKVFFTQGQSVKKGDLLFQIDPRTYQAALDQALGNVARDEAQIRSAQANLAKDQATVGTLEANVSRDYSLARLAKTQMSRYDKLVLEGAVSHEQSDQMTTNAATAEAAIEADKKAVENAKEVLNADRAAIQTAQGTLKADQAMVENARIQLGFCQIRSPITGRTGSLNVYEGNVVTANSATPLVSINQVQPIYVTFTVPEQNLDQVRKCMVDKSLTVQALIEGKRKEKFIGAVTFLESTVNTTSGTVTLRATFPNEDSKLFPGQFVDVIVTMPPDGQTTVVPSSAVQTSQQGNSVYVVKPDKTVDFVPVELKRTYGDLAAIGNGLKAGDVVVTDGQLQLTPGAHVDIVKQPTVDLGRSDAPGK